The sequence below is a genomic window from Salinispira pacifica.
ATATTCACCGTCGAAGACTCTCTGCATATCCCTGGCAGTGGAGGGAAACCATGCATAGCTTCCCGGCTGGAGCGTAACCGGTGCCTGTGGGAAGAGCCACCGGGCGTTACCCCGGGCATTCTGAGCCAGAGGAGCCAGGTCTCCTGCATGAGCGCCGAACCCGTGGGCCAGAATAATATGTCCGCCCGGATTGCCGTTTTCAGCTTCATCGCCTTGGTGAGATGATGAGCTCTCCAGTTGTTTCCATGTGAAATTCATATATATATCCTAAAAAAACTGATTACTTCCGGTCCTCTCAAGGAAATCCGTCCTGTGGATTGTTCTATCCCGGTGGATGTATTATCTTATCATAGTACGGGATTTCCAAAATACCGTTTTTCAAAAATCCATTAACCTGCCATTAAACGGGCATCAAGCTGCCAGTAAAAAGGCAGAGGCGTAAAGGGTTTTTTCAAATATAAAGGGGTGACAGGGGCTGTAACCCCTTGAAGGGATCAGCCCGGAGGATGTATCAGATTGAGCAATTCTGCTGAACAGCAGCCCAGGGCCGGTCTCCTGCGAAAAATCATCACCGTGTTTCGCTGGATCATGATTCTGCCGATTCTGTTGTATCAGCGGCTGATTTCGCCCATGACCCCCGGTGCATGCCGCTACCACCCAAGCTGTTCAGAATACGGCAAGAAGTCAATTATGCGGTTCGGAGTTTTTGCCGGCGGCATCCTTGCAGTTTCACGAATGTTCAGATGCTGGGGTTGGTTCTCCGGAGGGCATGACCCGGTGCCGGATCAATGGAGATGGAAGGAAATCCCCCGGGGATACCGCAAGTTTTATTCGGGACCGGGTTCGGGGAATCACTGATTTTCCGGAAAGGTGCGAAAATCTGTGTGGACACACACATGGGAAACACGAGAGAGGTGTACAATGAATATGGTGTCAGGACGGCGAAACATGCTGCTGACTCTGCTGACAGCGGTAACAGTTCTTCTTCTATTCAGTTCCTGCTCCATTCAGCAATATGCAGTGAACCGCATTTCCGATGCCCTCACAGGCGAAGGAAGCAGTCAGGTTTTCATGGGTGACAATGATCCCGCACTGGTGGGGGATGCTCTTCCCTTTGCCATTAAGATGTATGAAACACTTCTTCAGCAAAATCCTGAGCATCTTGAACTCATAGAAACAACAGGAAGTCTGTATATTATGTACGCCAACGGATTTATTCAGACTCCTGCCGAATTGTCCGAACCCGAGGAGTTTGAATCAAAGTTCGATGCATACAGCCGTGCGAAAAATCTGTATCTCCGGGGCAGGGATATGCTGGGAAGAGCTCTCGAGCTGCGTCATCCGGGGATTCTCAAGGCCGTGGAAAGCGGTGAAGAAGTTGAGCGCTATGCAGCCGAGCTTGAGATGCAGGATGTGGGGCTGGTGTACTGGTATGCCGCAGGCTGGTTCGCAGCCGCATCAATTGACTCCTTCGACATGAAAATCGGGTTCAGGCTCCCGGCGGTGCTTACCCTGCTCAATGCAGTGTACCGTCTGGATCCTGATTACAGCAACGGAAGCATCGAGGAATTGTTTATATCAGTATATGCATCACTTCCCCAGGGGATGGGCGGCGATGTTGAAAAGGCCGAGAAGGCGTTTGCCCGGGCCGTTGAGATTCAGCAGGGAAGTTCCGCAGGACCTTATGTGAGTCTTGCTCTCTCTGTGGCCTTACCCGCCCAGGATGTGGAACGCTTTATTGAACTTATGGAAAAAGCGCTGGAAATACCAGTTGAGGAGTATCCGGAAAATATCCTGCTGAATACCATCCAGCAGCGGAAGGCCCGATGGTATCTTGATCATCTGGATGACTTTTTCCTCCTGTGACACCGGCGCTCCGGCAGGGAAGAAACTTTCAGGATCAGAAAATCAGCGGGAAATATCCAAATACCTTGATGATAAGGATACAAGAGGAAAGAAAAATGAATATTTTGCAAATACATACGTCGGCCAGACCGACGACAGCTTCAGAAAACAGGAACCGATTGGAATCACGTAAGCGTTTTTCTCTGAGCAGGATCGCAGGGATCACACTGGTATTGCTGGCTCTGGGGATGGTATCAGCGGGGGCTCAAACCGTAAAAATTGCTTCAATTGCCCCTGAGGCCACACCCTGGGGCGAAGGTCTGAACCGGATGGCCGCCGAATGGTCGCAAATTACCAACGGCAGGGTGCGTGTCCGGGTGTTTCATGGAGGTGTTGCCGGAGATGAGCAGGATTTTGTTCGGAAAATACGGCTGGGACAGCTTCAGGGCGCGGCGGTTACCACAGTCGGTCTGACCACTGTAGTGCCTGAGCTTTGGGGCATGGTGATGCCCGGAGTTATCGAGAGCGATGAAGAGCTGAACTACGTTCTGGCCAGCCTTGAGGAGGATCTGGATAGATCATTCCGGGATGAAGGCTATGAAATACTCACCTGGTCAAATGCCGGATGGCTGAAATTCTTCTCCACACAGGAGATCCGTTCTCCCGAAGACCTTGGCGGATTAAAGGTAGCCACAGGAGATTTTGTGGAAGATATCAACGAGGTTATGCGTGGAATGGGAATGCAGCCGGTACCCCTCTCATCTCCGGAAATCCTCAGCGGCTTGAATTCCGGGCTTATTGATTCGGTATTGTATGCGCCCCTGGGTGTTGCGGGGTTCCAGTGGTTCGGGGTAACCAATCAAATGCTGGATCTGCCGGTGGCACCCTTTTTCGGCGCGATTTATATTGATGAAAGAACCTGGCGAAGAATTCCTGAGCAGTATCATGAAGAGCTGATGGAGAGCGCTGAACGGATCGGCGTTGAGATTGAATCCAAACTTGCAGGTCTGGAGGAAGACGCCCTTGAACTGATGCAGGAATACGGTCTGGAAATAATCAGTATCTCCGCCCAGCAGGAAGATCAGTGGTATGAGGTATTTGAACAGAAACGGGATGAGCTGAATTCCAGCTACTTCGATAATGATCTCATTTCAAAAATGACCGACCTTTTGGATGAGTTCAGGGAGAATAATTAATAGTGAATGCTTCCGATAATGCAGCGTTGAAGGCGGAGCAGGCGGAAACCCAGGACGATCCGGTATCCGCCCTGAAGGGCTTCCAGTGGATTGAGGTGTTCGGCGGTTATACCTGGTATCTGCTCCTTGCATCATTACCGGTGATCTCGGCATTTCTCCGCCTTATCGGCGCCGGGGATGTTCCCTATCTGGGCCCGCTGGTATTTCATTTTGTGGTTATGCTCACCGCCATGGCGGGAAGTTACACCGCCAGCACCGGCGACCATCTCAAGCTGGATCTGGGCTTGGATTCCCGAAAGGAAAAATGGGCGGCTGCTCTCAGGCTCAGCCGGGACCTGGTGGGAAGCTTTATTATTGTTCAGTTTTTTCTGGGAAGTCTGGAAATGCTGTTTGTGGCCTTTCTGGATGAGCGGATTATCGGAATACCCATTCAAGTGTTTGTCGCTTTCATACCCCTGGGGTTTTTCGGCATACTGTTTCACTGGCTGAGACTGCGTGCCCGGGGCATGCTCGTGCTGGCCCATGCGGCTGTTTTGATATTGGGGCTTTTCACCAGTTTTCCATCGCTGTTAAGCATTCTCTTCGAGGTGTCCCCCTCAGTCCCGGACCTGTTCTTTTCCATCGATCAGCTGTGGTACGGAATACTTCCTCCGCTGATTCCGGTATTGATTATTGTAATCATTGCCCATGTTCCCCTGGGTCTGCCCCTTTTCGCCGTTCTCGGCGGCATTGGAATGCTGCTGTTTCTCAGAACGGGATCCGGACCGGGCATCATACTGTATGAGGGATATGCGGTTCTGGATAATTCCGCCATATCGTCCATCGCACTGTTCACCCTTACCGGATACCTTCTGTCAGAGAGTAAGGCCAGCGAACGATTTATTGAGGTGTTCACCTCCATGTTCGGCTGGATACCCGGGGGGATGGTTATTGCTGCAGTGCTTGTCAGTGCGGTGTTCACCACATTCACCGGTGCCAGCGGGGTGACCATTCTTGCCCTTGGAGGTCTGCTGTATTCGGTGCTCCACGGCAGTGGGAGGTACGGGGAAAAGTTCACCATCGGACTTCTTACCAGTTCCGGGAGCATAGGTCTGCTGTTCCCTCCCAGTTTGGCGATTATTCTCTACGGCTCTGTGGCAGGAGTAAATATCAGGGATCTTTTTCTGGCAGGGGTGGTGCCGGGTCTCATTCTTGTTTTGGGAATCAGCCTGTTCGGTATTTACCGGTCAATTCGTTCGCACAACGAAGTGATACCTCTGAAAGCATCCAGGGTGTTCGCAGCAGTGAAGGATGCCTTCTGGGAGCTGCTTATTCCCGTGGTTACCCTGGTGCTCTATTTTTCCGGGATATCCTCCCTTTTGGAAACAAGCGCCATTGCCCTGATTTATACTCTGGTGGTTGAGCTTTTCATCAAGAAAGACTTCACCATCCGCAGCCTGGGAAGAGTCTCGCTCAAGAGCATGCGGATTGTGGGCGGAGTTTTGATGATACTCATGCTGGCAAAGGGATTGTCCGCCTTCATTGTAGATGCGGGCATTCCCCAGCGGCTTGCAGAATTTGTTCAGACCGGAATATCTTCCAAAATTGTATTTCTTCTTCTGCTGAACCTGGCATTGCTTGTTACCGGGACTCTCATGGATATCTATTCGGCCATCTTTGTGGTGGTGCCCCTGGTGCTGCCCCTGGGCGAAGCATTCGGCATTAATCCTCTGCACCTGGGTATCATTTTCCTGGCGAATCTCGAACTGGGGTTCCGTACTCCGCCTGTGGGCCTGAACCTCTTTCTCAGCTCATACCGTTTCAGGAAACCTCTTACCCAAGTATATGCCAGTATTGTCCCTTTTCTGATTCTTCAGGTTCTGCTGGTTCTGATCATTACCTTTGTTCCCCAGTTCAGCTTATGGCTGGTGGGAGCCGCCTGAAACTAAAGATCCATCATGAGCTGCCTCTCAAAATCATCCCCGTCTTCTGTGAGCAGTAGCGCGTCTTTGGGGAGGGGCAGCTCATAGTTTTTCCCCAGAAACGGCAGCAGCACCCGAAGCAGCTGCTGAATGGCGGGCTCATGTACGGTGAAGTCATCATGCCCGATCTGCAGATTTTCAGGAAAGCTGTAGAACAGTCCTCCCAGTGCTTCGGTAAACAGCTGTGTTTCCCTGCCGGATACGATCTTGTCTGCTTCACTGGCCAGGCCCAATACAGGAAAGCCGAAGGGTCGCTTCACCTCCTCGCTGTGAAACCATGTGGGTTCGGCAACCGCTTCCTGGATTGATAGATTTTCCGGTACTGCATTGTTGAACAGTTCTTTCTGAAGATGTACCGGGGTGTGTTTTCCGAAAAACTGGGATCTTACCGCCCATCCGGGAATGAGTCTGTGCTTCAGCATAAATTTGACCAGCGGATGTATCCCCTTTTTTCGCCTTCCGTACGGGGAGGCCATAACTATCAGGCTGTGGAGTTCGTGTTTTTCCAAATCTTTGGCTGCCATGGCGCAGAGGATGCCTCCCAGGCTGTGGCCGAAGAGAATAACCGGCTGACCGGATTCCCGGGAATGAATCTTCGCCAGTTCCCGCACTTCAGTGATGGCGCTGGGAATATCTTCCATTTTCAGGTCAGGGGTGATAACTTCTGTAAAGTATTCTTCAAGGTGGAGTTTTATGGGAGTCCAGAAAAAGCCTCTTACTCCATATCCGTGTATGCAAATAATTCTCCGTGAATCTTTCACAGTGCAAACTCCTCAGGATTCAGCCGGCGCTCGGTCTGTATTGAAAGTATATGAATCAGCCGGTAGGTTGACAATAAAATATCAGGAAGGCGGGTGTTTGGTATAGTCTGGGCCTGTATCCCGGGCGACGCCAGCGGGAGTGAGGAAGGCGAATGCGCGTACGAAACCCCGCCGGGAGTGGTAACGGCGGAAACAATTCAGCCGGGGCAGGTAATATGAGAGAGTTGATCAACTATTGAACATAACGATAAATCGCGATACATTGATTTAATTATACATGGGGGAAACATTGAGCAGGCATACATCAGCAATTAAAACATTCACAGACCGGATAGAGCAGGGGATTGCTCTTTTTGACGGGGCAATGGGAACCCAGATACACGCCCTGGAACCCACCGACGAAGATTATCAGGGGCTGCTGGGGTGCAGTGAGATCCTCAATGTCACGATTCCCGAAAAAATCCGGGCCATTCATGAAGCTTATCTGGAAGCAGGCAGTGACATTATAGAAACCAACAGCTTCGGCTCCAATTCCATCGTTCTTGCGGAATACGGGATTCAGGACAGGGCCCGGGAAATAAGCCGGGTTTCAGCCACTCTTGCCAGAGAAGCCGCCGATGCATGGCAGAATGCCATTCCCGGAAAGCCCCGTTTTGTAGCCGGTTCCATGGGACCGGGCACCAAGCTGATCAGTCTTCGCCAAACAGACTGGCAAAGCATGTATCAATCCTACCGGGATCATGCAGGAGGACTGCTTGAGGGAGGTTCCGATGCCATTCTCATTGAAACCTGTCAGGATCCCCTCCAGATCAAATGCGCCGTTGTAGCCGCCCAGGACGAGATGGAAAAACTGGGGCGAATTGTACCCATTATGGTTTCCTTCACCGTGGAGACCACCGGTACTCTCCTGGTGGGAACGGAAGTGCCTGCGGTGGTGGCCGCCATCACCCCCCTGGGAATCGATACCCTTGGAATGAACTGTGCAACCGGGCCGGAAGATATGGTCAGCTATGTGAAGCAGCTGAGCAGTCTCAGCAGCCTTCCCATATCCGTGCAGCCCAATGCCGGACTGCCCCAGAACGTGGACGGCGAACTGGTGTACACACTCCAGATTGAGGATTATGTAAACAGCATGCTTTCCTTTATCCAGCGGGACGGGGTTCGCATAGCAGGGGGCTGCTGCGGTACCACCCCGGCGTTTATATCCGCACTGGACGCCGCAATACAGAAAGCGGGAATTCGCGAACCGGCTGAGCGCACCCCATCCATCCCCGACTCAGTGAGCGGAATTTTTGCCGCCCAGAGCCTGACTCAGGACAATTCGGCATTTTTTATCGGCGAGCGCACCAACACCAACGGAAGTAAAAAATTCCGTGAGCTTCTCCTGGATGAGAACTGGGACGGCCTGGTGGATGTAGCCAGACAGCAGGTCCAGACCGGCGTGCACGCCCTGGATGTGTGTGTGGCCTACACCGGAAGAGATGAAGTGCGGGATATGAGTCAGGTACTCTCCCGGATGGTCACCCAGGTTCCACTGCCCCTGGTGATTGACAGCACCGAGCTTCCTGTTATGGAAGCCGCCCTGCAGATGTACGGCGGAAGGGCGATTATCAACTCAATCAACCTGGAGGACGGGGAAAAGCGGGCGGATGCCATCTGCCGCCTGGCGAAACGCTATGGCGCGGCACTCATTGCCCTGACCATCGACGAAGAGGGCATGGCCAAGGATGTTGATCGGAAGGTCTCCATTGCCAAACGGATTTTCGATATTGCCGTGAACCGTCACGGGCTGAGAGCAGGAGATCTGATATTCGATCCTCTGACATTCACTCTGGGTGCAGGTGATGAAAGCATGGTGAACTCAGCCATGGAAACCCTGGAAGGGATCCGGCGGATCAAGGCGGAAATTCCCGGGGTGCGTACGGTTCTGGGACTGAGCAACGTGAGCTTCGGGCTGAATCCTTCCAGCCGGAAAGTGCTGAATTCCGTGTTTTTACATGATGCCATGGAAGCAGGGCTGGATTCGGCCATTGTGAATCTGAAGCACATCGTTCCCCTGGCGAATCTCAGCGAAGGAGATATTGCCGTCTCGCGGAACCTGATTCACAACAGACTGGACGAGTCGCCGGATGCGCCGGAGGGCAGTACTCCGCTTTTTCAGTTCATTTCCCATTTTGATTCCAAGAGTCCGGAGGAGAAGGCCGGCGGTGAGATCCAGCTGGAGAACCTGCCCCTGGAGGAGCAGCTTCAACAGAAAATTATTCAGGGTTCCAAGGGAAACATGGATCAGCTGCTGATGCAGGCAATGGAGAAGATCGGCCCCCTGGAAATTATCAATGACATTCTCATCCCCGGCATGAAGGTGGTGGGCGACCTGTTTGGAGCCGGCAAGATGCAGCTTCCGTTCGTTCTCCAGTCAGCCGAAGTGATGAAATTTTCCGTGGATATTCTCGAACCCTACATGGAGCGCCGGGAGTCCAGTGAGCAGAAATCCATTGTTCTCGCCACGGTCCGGGGAGATGTACATGATATCGGAAAAAATCTGGTGGATATTATTCTCAGCAACAACGGTTATAAGGTGTATAACCTTGGAATCAAATGCGAGATTGATACCATTATCAGAAAAGCCGAGGAAGTTCAGGCCGATGCAATCGGTATGAGCGGTCTTCTGGTGAAATCCACCATTGTGATGAAGGATAATCTTGAGGAACTGCAGCGGAGAAAGGTGCACATTCCGGTTCTTCTGGGTGGAGCCGCACTCACACCCTCCTACGTGTGGGATACCTGCGCAAGGGAGCTGGATAGTCCGGTTCTCTACTGTGCAGATGCGTTTGCAGGCCTCAATATGATGAACCTTATAAAAAATGACGGTCTTGACCAATTCGTGGCGGCCGAAAAAGAAAAGAGAAGCAAGCGCCCCGCACCCAGGCCGAGAATTAAAAAGGATGTGCCGGAAAAAATCGAGGTGGACCGGTCGGTGAACATTCCACAGGCACCTTTTCTCGGCACGAAGATAGTTGAAGGCATAGATTTGGATGAGGTTTATACATATCTTACCGAAGAAGTGCTGTTTCGGGGTCGATGGGGATACCGGCGGGGCAAACTCAGCAAGGCAGAGTATGAAGATCTTATCGAATCCCATGTCCGGCCGGAATTTGAGCAGCTGAAATCCATGGCCAGGGAAGAGCAACTGCTGCATCCCAAGGTGATATACGGCTACTTTGAGTGCAACAGTCAGGGGGAAGATGTAATTATGTATGCTCCCGGTACAGACGAAGAGATGGCCCGGTTCACCTTTCCCCGTCAGTCCGAAGCTCCCCGGCAATGCATCGCAGACTATTTTCTGCCCCGGGAAGGGGGCCGGAAGGATGTTATCGCCCTTCAGATCGCAACAGTGGGGATGGCCGCCCATGAGCATAATCAGAAGCTCTATGATCAGGGAGCCTATAAAGACTATCTGCTCTTCCACGGATTGAGCGTGGAAACCGCCGAGGCCCTTGCGGAGTACTGGCATTTGAAAATTCGTCAGGAACTGGGCATTACCGAGGAAGACGGCCAGGGAATTTCCGATTTTGTGATCCAGAAATACCGGGGAAGCCGTTACAGCTTCGGCTATCCTGCCTGTCCCGATCTGAACCAGAACCGCATTCTCTGCAATATTCTGGAAAGTGAACGGATCGGTGTGGTGGTGAGCGAAGAGGATCAGATGGTCCCGGAGCAGACCACCAGTGCATTCATCGTTCATCATCCACAGGCGAAGTATTTCAACGTTGATTAGGCAGGGAAATAAATTTCCCCGGAATGGAAAAAACAGTACATTTTGTCCGGATGAGCATGCTGGTGAATCCGGCCGAGTACTTTCCCCGGCAAAGCTGCAGAAACCCGGCAAAGATGCAGGAAACAGAAGAGCTGAAACCGG
It includes:
- the yidD gene encoding membrane protein insertion efficiency factor YidD codes for the protein MSNSAEQQPRAGLLRKIITVFRWIMILPILLYQRLISPMTPGACRYHPSCSEYGKKSIMRFGVFAGGILAVSRMFRCWGWFSGGHDPVPDQWRWKEIPRGYRKFYSGPGSGNH
- a CDS encoding TRAP transporter TatT component family protein, translated to MNMVSGRRNMLLTLLTAVTVLLLFSSCSIQQYAVNRISDALTGEGSSQVFMGDNDPALVGDALPFAIKMYETLLQQNPEHLELIETTGSLYIMYANGFIQTPAELSEPEEFESKFDAYSRAKNLYLRGRDMLGRALELRHPGILKAVESGEEVERYAAELEMQDVGLVYWYAAGWFAAASIDSFDMKIGFRLPAVLTLLNAVYRLDPDYSNGSIEELFISVYASLPQGMGGDVEKAEKAFARAVEIQQGSSAGPYVSLALSVALPAQDVERFIELMEKALEIPVEEYPENILLNTIQQRKARWYLDHLDDFFLL
- the dctP gene encoding TRAP transporter substrate-binding protein DctP, translated to MESRKRFSLSRIAGITLVLLALGMVSAGAQTVKIASIAPEATPWGEGLNRMAAEWSQITNGRVRVRVFHGGVAGDEQDFVRKIRLGQLQGAAVTTVGLTTVVPELWGMVMPGVIESDEELNYVLASLEEDLDRSFRDEGYEILTWSNAGWLKFFSTQEIRSPEDLGGLKVATGDFVEDINEVMRGMGMQPVPLSSPEILSGLNSGLIDSVLYAPLGVAGFQWFGVTNQMLDLPVAPFFGAIYIDERTWRRIPEQYHEELMESAERIGVEIESKLAGLEEDALELMQEYGLEIISISAQQEDQWYEVFEQKRDELNSSYFDNDLISKMTDLLDEFRENN
- a CDS encoding TRAP transporter large permease; its protein translation is MNASDNAALKAEQAETQDDPVSALKGFQWIEVFGGYTWYLLLASLPVISAFLRLIGAGDVPYLGPLVFHFVVMLTAMAGSYTASTGDHLKLDLGLDSRKEKWAAALRLSRDLVGSFIIVQFFLGSLEMLFVAFLDERIIGIPIQVFVAFIPLGFFGILFHWLRLRARGMLVLAHAAVLILGLFTSFPSLLSILFEVSPSVPDLFFSIDQLWYGILPPLIPVLIIVIIAHVPLGLPLFAVLGGIGMLLFLRTGSGPGIILYEGYAVLDNSAISSIALFTLTGYLLSESKASERFIEVFTSMFGWIPGGMVIAAVLVSAVFTTFTGASGVTILALGGLLYSVLHGSGRYGEKFTIGLLTSSGSIGLLFPPSLAIILYGSVAGVNIRDLFLAGVVPGLILVLGISLFGIYRSIRSHNEVIPLKASRVFAAVKDAFWELLIPVVTLVLYFSGISSLLETSAIALIYTLVVELFIKKDFTIRSLGRVSLKSMRIVGGVLMILMLAKGLSAFIVDAGIPQRLAEFVQTGISSKIVFLLLLNLALLVTGTLMDIYSAIFVVVPLVLPLGEAFGINPLHLGIIFLANLELGFRTPPVGLNLFLSSYRFRKPLTQVYASIVPFLILQVLLVLIITFVPQFSLWLVGAA
- a CDS encoding alpha/beta fold hydrolase; protein product: MKDSRRIICIHGYGVRGFFWTPIKLHLEEYFTEVITPDLKMEDIPSAITEVRELAKIHSRESGQPVILFGHSLGGILCAMAAKDLEKHELHSLIVMASPYGRRKKGIHPLVKFMLKHRLIPGWAVRSQFFGKHTPVHLQKELFNNAVPENLSIQEAVAEPTWFHSEEVKRPFGFPVLGLASEADKIVSGRETQLFTEALGGLFYSFPENLQIGHDDFTVHEPAIQQLLRVLLPFLGKNYELPLPKDALLLTEDGDDFERQLMMDL
- the metH gene encoding methionine synthase, translating into MSRHTSAIKTFTDRIEQGIALFDGAMGTQIHALEPTDEDYQGLLGCSEILNVTIPEKIRAIHEAYLEAGSDIIETNSFGSNSIVLAEYGIQDRAREISRVSATLAREAADAWQNAIPGKPRFVAGSMGPGTKLISLRQTDWQSMYQSYRDHAGGLLEGGSDAILIETCQDPLQIKCAVVAAQDEMEKLGRIVPIMVSFTVETTGTLLVGTEVPAVVAAITPLGIDTLGMNCATGPEDMVSYVKQLSSLSSLPISVQPNAGLPQNVDGELVYTLQIEDYVNSMLSFIQRDGVRIAGGCCGTTPAFISALDAAIQKAGIREPAERTPSIPDSVSGIFAAQSLTQDNSAFFIGERTNTNGSKKFRELLLDENWDGLVDVARQQVQTGVHALDVCVAYTGRDEVRDMSQVLSRMVTQVPLPLVIDSTELPVMEAALQMYGGRAIINSINLEDGEKRADAICRLAKRYGAALIALTIDEEGMAKDVDRKVSIAKRIFDIAVNRHGLRAGDLIFDPLTFTLGAGDESMVNSAMETLEGIRRIKAEIPGVRTVLGLSNVSFGLNPSSRKVLNSVFLHDAMEAGLDSAIVNLKHIVPLANLSEGDIAVSRNLIHNRLDESPDAPEGSTPLFQFISHFDSKSPEEKAGGEIQLENLPLEEQLQQKIIQGSKGNMDQLLMQAMEKIGPLEIINDILIPGMKVVGDLFGAGKMQLPFVLQSAEVMKFSVDILEPYMERRESSEQKSIVLATVRGDVHDIGKNLVDIILSNNGYKVYNLGIKCEIDTIIRKAEEVQADAIGMSGLLVKSTIVMKDNLEELQRRKVHIPVLLGGAALTPSYVWDTCARELDSPVLYCADAFAGLNMMNLIKNDGLDQFVAAEKEKRSKRPAPRPRIKKDVPEKIEVDRSVNIPQAPFLGTKIVEGIDLDEVYTYLTEEVLFRGRWGYRRGKLSKAEYEDLIESHVRPEFEQLKSMAREEQLLHPKVIYGYFECNSQGEDVIMYAPGTDEEMARFTFPRQSEAPRQCIADYFLPREGGRKDVIALQIATVGMAAHEHNQKLYDQGAYKDYLLFHGLSVETAEALAEYWHLKIRQELGITEEDGQGISDFVIQKYRGSRYSFGYPACPDLNQNRILCNILESERIGVVVSEEDQMVPEQTTSAFIVHHPQAKYFNVD